A single window of Pseudomonas lijiangensis DNA harbors:
- a CDS encoding Gfo/Idh/MocA family protein produces MRKNPLAAPLGIGLIGTGFMGRAHALAFRNVSAAFELPAPIHLAALADADSARAEQCAQAWGFERSHSDWQQLIDDPQVQIVAITTPNHLHFPMAMAAIAAGKAVYCEKPLAVSLAQADEMRRSAEAAGVVTQVGYNYQHNPMIDLAREMIEAGELGEIISFQGEFSEDFMGDPASPWSWRCEAGHAGGALADLGSHLLAMARYLLGDIEAVCADSSTVHRQRPATRGSNELRPIAVDDQTHALLRFASGARGTFSSSWLKHGYKNHLSFEISGTRGTLAFDQERLNELRIYRSGATGRDGFQRILAGPAQAGYAAFCPAPGHQLGYNELKALEVHSLIQAVCGVGKRGPDFEEAWQIERLAAAIRLAAREQRWVGLGEI; encoded by the coding sequence ATGCGGAAAAACCCCCTCGCCGCACCCTTGGGTATCGGTCTGATCGGCACCGGTTTCATGGGCCGTGCCCACGCCCTGGCGTTTCGCAATGTCAGTGCTGCCTTTGAATTACCTGCCCCTATTCACCTCGCAGCCCTGGCCGATGCAGACAGTGCCCGCGCCGAACAATGTGCTCAGGCATGGGGCTTTGAGCGCAGCCACAGTGACTGGCAACAACTGATCGACGATCCTCAGGTACAGATCGTCGCGATCACCACGCCCAATCATTTGCACTTCCCCATGGCAATGGCTGCCATCGCCGCAGGAAAAGCAGTGTATTGCGAAAAGCCTCTGGCAGTCAGCCTGGCCCAGGCGGATGAAATGCGCCGCAGTGCCGAGGCCGCAGGCGTCGTGACGCAAGTGGGTTACAACTATCAGCACAACCCGATGATCGACCTTGCAAGAGAAATGATCGAAGCGGGTGAGCTGGGGGAAATCATCAGTTTCCAGGGAGAGTTCAGCGAAGACTTCATGGGCGACCCGGCATCGCCATGGTCCTGGCGCTGTGAAGCCGGGCATGCCGGTGGCGCACTGGCCGATCTTGGCAGCCATCTGCTGGCCATGGCCCGCTACCTGCTGGGCGATATCGAAGCGGTATGCGCCGATTCAAGCACAGTGCATCGCCAGCGCCCCGCCACCCGTGGCAGCAACGAGCTGCGTCCGATTGCAGTGGATGATCAGACCCACGCCCTGCTGCGCTTTGCCAGTGGCGCACGCGGCACTTTCAGCAGCAGTTGGCTCAAGCACGGCTACAAGAACCATCTGAGCTTTGAAATCAGCGGCACCCGCGGCACTCTGGCCTTCGATCAGGAGCGCTTGAACGAGCTGCGCATCTATCGCAGCGGCGCAACCGGGCGCGATGGTTTCCAGCGGATACTCGCAGGACCAGCCCAGGCAGGCTATGCCGCCTTCTGCCCTGCGCCCGGCCATCAACTGGGGTACAACGAGCTCAAGGCGCTGGAAGTGCATTCACTGATTCAGGCCGTGTGCGGCGTTGGCAAGCGAGGGCCGGACTTTGAAGAGGCCTGGCAGATCGAACGCCTGGCAGCCGCGATTCGTCTTGCAGCACGCGAACAGCGCTGGGTCGGACTGGGTGAAATCTGA
- a CDS encoding TSUP family transporter, translated as MPFELSVDLATLAILIVVAFIAGFIDAIAGGGGLLTTPALMTAGLPPHLVLGTNKLSSTFGSATASFTYYRRKLFHPRQWAHALVGTAVGAAIGAVIAHYLPAEWINQMLPVIVFGCGLYLLFGGTPKAPLDSNAPVRKKWQLPQGLSLGFYDGVAGPGTGAFWTVSTLMMYPVDLVKASGVARSMNFVSNAVALSIFIFSGQVDFVIGLSMGLSVMLGAYFGAGTAIKGGAKFIRPVFIIVVLGLTVRLAWQHWFGGA; from the coding sequence ATGCCTTTTGAACTCAGTGTCGACCTTGCCACCCTCGCCATTCTGATCGTTGTTGCCTTCATTGCCGGATTCATCGATGCCATTGCCGGAGGCGGCGGGCTGTTGACCACCCCTGCCCTGATGACGGCCGGCCTGCCGCCGCATCTGGTGCTGGGCACCAACAAACTCAGCTCGACCTTCGGCTCGGCAACCGCCAGCTTCACCTACTACCGTCGCAAGCTTTTCCATCCCCGGCAATGGGCTCATGCCTTGGTGGGCACTGCCGTGGGCGCTGCAATCGGCGCGGTGATCGCCCATTACCTGCCTGCCGAATGGATCAATCAGATGCTGCCCGTGATTGTGTTCGGTTGCGGTCTGTATCTGCTGTTCGGCGGCACCCCCAAGGCTCCACTGGACAGCAATGCACCGGTCAGGAAGAAATGGCAACTGCCCCAAGGCCTGTCGCTGGGTTTCTATGACGGCGTGGCTGGCCCGGGCACCGGCGCTTTCTGGACCGTCAGCACGCTGATGATGTACCCGGTGGATCTGGTTAAGGCCAGCGGCGTGGCACGCAGCATGAACTTTGTCAGCAATGCCGTGGCCTTGTCGATATTCATCTTTTCGGGCCAGGTGGACTTCGTCATCGGCCTGAGCATGGGCCTGTCGGTGATGCTCGGTGCCTACTTTGGCGCAGGCACCGCCATCAAGGGCGGCGCCAAATTCATTCGTCCGGTATTCATCATCGTGGTACTCGGCCTGACCGTACGCCTAGCCTGGCAACACTGGTTCGGGGGCGCCTGA
- a CDS encoding crotonase/enoyl-CoA hydratase family protein, which translates to MSDYQTFLVELTDHIAHVQINRPDKVNAMNAAFWTEIIEIFQWVEENDEVRVVVLSGAGKHFSSGIDLALLAAIAGEMGKDVGRNARMLRRKIQQMQASFTAVDNCRKPVLAAIHGYCLGGAIDLVSACDMRYAAADAQFSIREIDMGMAADVGTLQRLPRIIGDGMMRELAYTGRTVGAEEAQRIGLVNSTFADAPSLLEAVFAIAREIAAKSPIAIEGTKQMIAYMRDHSIDDGLEHVAIWNSAMLQSVDLRVAMAAHMSKQKPVFDN; encoded by the coding sequence GTGTCCGACTACCAAACCTTTCTTGTCGAGCTGACTGATCACATCGCTCATGTGCAGATTAATCGACCGGATAAGGTCAATGCCATGAATGCCGCTTTCTGGACCGAAATCATCGAGATATTCCAGTGGGTCGAGGAAAACGACGAGGTTCGCGTCGTGGTCCTGAGCGGTGCGGGCAAGCACTTTTCCTCGGGGATCGATCTGGCGTTGCTGGCCGCCATCGCGGGTGAAATGGGCAAGGATGTGGGGCGCAATGCGCGTATGTTGCGGCGCAAGATCCAGCAGATGCAGGCTTCGTTCACTGCCGTGGACAACTGCCGCAAGCCTGTGCTGGCGGCGATTCATGGTTACTGCCTGGGCGGTGCCATTGACCTGGTTTCCGCGTGTGACATGCGTTATGCCGCAGCCGATGCGCAATTTTCGATCCGCGAAATCGATATGGGCATGGCAGCCGATGTCGGCACCCTGCAACGCCTGCCACGAATCATTGGCGATGGCATGATGCGGGAACTGGCCTATACCGGGCGCACAGTCGGTGCCGAAGAAGCCCAGCGCATCGGTCTGGTCAACAGCACTTTTGCCGATGCGCCGAGCCTGCTGGAAGCTGTCTTTGCCATCGCCCGTGAAATCGCCGCCAAATCGCCGATTGCCATAGAGGGCACCAAGCAGATGATCGCCTACATGCGCGATCATAGTATCGACGATGGCCTTGAGCATGTTGCCATCTGGAACTCTGCCATGCTGCAATCGGTCGATCTGAGGGTGGCTATGGCTGCGCACATGAGCAAACAGAAGCCGGTTTTCGACAATTAA
- the sohB gene encoding protease SohB, whose product MDFVADYASFLAKTVTLVIAIVIVLVAIASVRGKGRRKSAGQLHVTKLNEFYKGLREHLEQSLLDKDRLKALRKEQAKALKKEKKQVEPEVKPRVYVLDFDGDIKASATESMRHEITALLTMATEKDEVVLRLESGGGMVHSYGLASSQLARIRQAGIPLTICIDKVAASGGYMMACIGNKIISAPFAILGSIGVVAQLPNVNRLLKKHDIDFEVLTAGEYKRTLTVFGENTEKGREKFQQDLDITHDLFKGFVASYRPQLSIDEVATGEVWLGMAAIEKQLVDELQTSDQYLAGRANEAEVFHLNYAQRKSLQERVGLAAESSVDRLVTGWWSRLTRQRFW is encoded by the coding sequence GTGGATTTTGTCGCTGATTACGCAAGTTTTCTGGCCAAGACGGTTACGCTGGTCATTGCCATCGTCATCGTGCTGGTGGCTATTGCGTCAGTACGTGGAAAAGGCCGTCGCAAGTCGGCAGGACAGCTTCACGTCACCAAACTCAACGAGTTCTACAAAGGTCTGCGCGAGCATCTGGAACAATCGTTGCTGGACAAGGATCGCCTCAAGGCCTTGCGCAAAGAGCAGGCCAAGGCTCTGAAGAAAGAGAAGAAACAGGTCGAGCCCGAGGTCAAGCCACGGGTCTACGTTCTGGATTTCGATGGCGACATCAAGGCTTCTGCCACCGAAAGCATGCGTCATGAAATCACCGCATTGCTGACCATGGCCACTGAAAAGGACGAAGTGGTCCTGCGCCTGGAAAGCGGCGGCGGCATGGTTCACAGCTATGGCCTGGCTTCATCGCAACTGGCGCGTATCCGTCAGGCGGGGATCCCACTGACCATCTGCATCGACAAGGTCGCGGCCAGCGGCGGTTACATGATGGCTTGCATCGGCAACAAGATCATCAGCGCACCGTTCGCGATTCTCGGTTCCATCGGCGTCGTGGCGCAGTTGCCCAACGTCAACCGTCTGCTGAAAAAGCACGATATCGATTTTGAAGTGCTGACCGCAGGCGAGTACAAGCGCACTCTGACCGTGTTTGGCGAAAACACCGAGAAGGGCCGCGAGAAGTTTCAGCAGGATCTGGACATCACCCATGATCTGTTCAAAGGCTTCGTCGCCAGCTATCGCCCGCAGTTGTCCATCGATGAAGTGGCCACCGGTGAAGTCTGGCTGGGCATGGCGGCTATTGAGAAACAACTGGTCGATGAGCTGCAGACCAGTGATCAGTATCTGGCCGGGCGGGCCAATGAAGCCGAGGTCTTTCACCTGAATTACGCCCAGCGCAAAAGCCTGCAGGAGCGGGTAGGGCTGGCGGCTGAATCATCGGTGGATCGACTGGTGACCGGCTGGTGGAGTCGGTTGACCCGGCAGCGGTTCTGGTGA
- the nudC gene encoding NAD(+) diphosphatase yields the protein MTRPARWTTAVLDTSATGGLAVVHSDQGFLLDGNGVMFPREWLKRQDLPVQSEHGIGHFDGEPVYLLVLDRSVEVEGCTWQGLRQFMLQGDFAVYQKLGYAAQVSTWAREHRFCGACGRPTVQIAGERAMYCEHDNLRLYPRISPSMIALITRGDEILLARSPRFVTGVYSALAGFVEPGESAEDCVRREVMEEVQIRIRNITYVGSQCWPFPHSMMLGFHAEYESGEIVPQVDEIEDARWFHIDDLPPLPASRSIARHLIDLYLARRSGAPEPVLPG from the coding sequence ATGACACGCCCGGCGCGTTGGACAACTGCAGTTCTGGATACCTCGGCCACAGGTGGCCTGGCCGTGGTTCATAGTGATCAGGGTTTTCTGCTTGACGGCAATGGCGTCATGTTTCCCAGGGAGTGGCTCAAGCGCCAGGACCTGCCGGTGCAAAGTGAGCACGGCATCGGCCACTTCGATGGCGAGCCGGTCTATTTGCTGGTACTCGATCGCTCGGTGGAGGTCGAAGGCTGTACCTGGCAGGGACTGCGCCAGTTCATGTTGCAGGGGGATTTTGCGGTCTATCAGAAACTCGGCTATGCGGCGCAAGTCAGCACCTGGGCGCGCGAGCATCGATTCTGTGGGGCCTGTGGCCGCCCGACGGTGCAGATTGCCGGTGAACGGGCCATGTACTGCGAGCATGACAACCTGCGTCTCTACCCTCGCATCTCGCCAAGCATGATCGCGCTGATTACCCGTGGCGATGAAATCCTGCTGGCGCGTTCACCGCGTTTCGTGACCGGCGTCTACAGCGCTCTGGCAGGCTTTGTCGAACCCGGCGAGTCGGCCGAGGACTGCGTGCGTCGGGAAGTGATGGAAGAGGTGCAGATCCGCATCCGCAATATCACCTACGTGGGCAGCCAGTGCTGGCCGTTTCCGCATTCGATGATGCTGGGGTTCCACGCCGAATATGAAAGCGGCGAAATCGTGCCGCAGGTCGATGAGATCGAAGATGCGCGCTGGTTCCATATCGACGATCTGCCGCCGTTACCGGCCAGTCGTTCCATTGCGCGTCATCTGATCGACTTGTATCTGGCTCGTCGTTCAGGCGCCCCCGAACCAGTGTTGCCAGGCTAG
- a CDS encoding DUF934 domain-containing protein, with translation MQRIIKNNEVIDETWHLLPKETTFDSLSNCDDLIVPLALWREHGHALKARDGGLGVWLDSDEEAEEIGEHVDEFQVIALNFPAFTDGRSYSNARLLRDRYGYKGELRAIGDVLRDQLFYLRRCGFDAFAVRADKDPYDALEGLKDFSVTYQAATDEPLPLFRRR, from the coding sequence ATGCAGCGAATCATTAAGAACAACGAAGTCATCGACGAGACCTGGCACCTGCTGCCCAAGGAAACGACCTTTGACAGCCTGTCCAACTGCGATGACCTGATCGTCCCTCTGGCACTGTGGCGTGAACACGGCCATGCACTCAAGGCCCGCGATGGCGGCCTGGGCGTATGGCTGGACAGTGATGAAGAAGCCGAGGAAATCGGCGAACACGTCGATGAGTTTCAGGTCATTGCCCTGAACTTCCCGGCGTTCACCGATGGCCGTAGCTACTCCAATGCACGCCTGCTGCGTGATCGCTATGGCTACAAGGGCGAATTGCGGGCAATTGGCGATGTGTTGCGCGACCAGTTGTTCTACCTGCGTCGCTGTGGCTTCGATGCTTTTGCCGTGCGCGCCGACAAGGACCCGTACGACGCCCTCGAAGGCCTCAAGGACTTCTCGGTGACTTACCAGGCCGCCACCGACGAGCCTCTGCCGCTGTTCCGTCGTCGCTGA
- a CDS encoding SCP2 sterol-binding domain-containing protein: MTSVAEAVQTMKAKFNPGAAAGLDLVFGFNITDEDKHYALIVKDSTCELQEGENPDANVTLIMDSETLKGIVSGETDGMQAFMGGKLRAEGDMMLAMKLSDLFPV, translated from the coding sequence ATGACCTCAGTAGCCGAAGCTGTCCAAACCATGAAAGCCAAGTTCAACCCAGGCGCCGCTGCGGGCCTGGACCTGGTTTTCGGATTCAACATCACTGACGAAGACAAGCACTACGCCCTGATCGTCAAGGACAGCACCTGCGAACTGCAGGAAGGCGAGAACCCTGACGCCAACGTGACCCTGATCATGGACAGCGAAACCCTCAAAGGCATCGTCAGCGGCGAAACCGATGGCATGCAGGCCTTCATGGGCGGCAAGCTGCGCGCCGAAGGCGACATGATGCTGGCCATGAAGCTGAGCGACCTCTTTCCGGTCTGA
- a CDS encoding phosphotransferase family protein, translating into MALTDQSTDIRPGEELDAHLIDPYLKTRIPGLSGLPQISQFPGGASNLTYLVRYPEQEFVLRRPPFGQKARSAHDMGREYRILNGLKDAFPYCPKAYAHCTDESLIGSDFYVMERVKGIILRSDLPPELNLDAGQTEALCKSFIDKLVELHQVDYQACGLADLGKPQGYVERQILGWSERYEKAMTPDAPAWEKVRNWLVAKMPADHPKPAIVHNDYRFDNVILDPDNPMRIIGVLDWELTTLGDPLMDLGNTLAYWIQADDPAPVQLMRRQPSNAPGMLNRQQFVDYYAERSGIRIDNFDFYYTYGLFRLAGIVQQIYYRFFHGQTQDKRFAQFIQMNLLLERMSLQVIEKSSL; encoded by the coding sequence ATGGCGCTAACCGACCAGTCCACGGATATTCGTCCCGGTGAAGAGCTGGACGCACATCTCATCGATCCCTACCTCAAAACCCGGATTCCCGGTCTCAGCGGTTTGCCGCAGATCAGCCAGTTTCCGGGAGGTGCCTCGAACCTCACGTATCTGGTCCGCTACCCCGAACAGGAGTTCGTTCTGCGCCGCCCGCCATTCGGGCAAAAAGCCAGGTCGGCTCACGACATGGGCCGCGAGTACCGCATTCTCAACGGCCTCAAGGATGCGTTCCCCTACTGCCCGAAAGCCTATGCACACTGCACCGATGAAAGCCTGATCGGCTCCGACTTCTACGTCATGGAGCGGGTCAAGGGCATCATCCTGCGCTCGGACCTGCCGCCGGAATTGAACCTGGATGCCGGGCAGACCGAAGCCTTGTGCAAAAGCTTCATCGACAAACTGGTGGAGCTGCATCAGGTCGACTATCAGGCCTGCGGCCTGGCGGACCTGGGCAAGCCGCAGGGTTATGTGGAACGGCAGATTCTGGGCTGGAGCGAGCGCTACGAGAAAGCCATGACTCCCGATGCTCCCGCCTGGGAAAAGGTCAGGAACTGGCTGGTAGCGAAAATGCCCGCCGACCATCCGAAACCGGCCATCGTGCATAACGATTACCGTTTCGACAACGTGATTCTCGACCCCGACAACCCGATGCGCATCATCGGTGTGCTGGATTGGGAACTGACCACGCTGGGCGATCCGCTGATGGACCTGGGCAACACCCTGGCTTACTGGATTCAGGCCGACGACCCTGCGCCCGTGCAACTGATGCGTCGCCAGCCCAGCAATGCCCCAGGCATGCTGAATCGTCAGCAGTTTGTCGACTACTACGCCGAACGCTCAGGCATTCGTATTGATAATTTCGACTTCTATTACACCTATGGCCTGTTCCGTCTGGCGGGCATCGTGCAGCAGATCTACTATCGTTTCTTCCATGGCCAGACCCAGGACAAACGTTTCGCACAGTTCATCCAGATGAACCTGCTGCTGGAGCGCATGAGCCTGCAAGTGATCGAAAAATCCAGCCTTTGA
- a CDS encoding ATPase domain-containing protein — protein sequence MENSKAVTGIEGLDDILSGGLSRNHVFLLEGEPGTGKTTVSLQFLLAGAQAGEVCLYITLSETELELREGARSHGWELDKHIEIFELTPPESLLDEEQHQSLLYSSDLELGEATRQIFDVVERIKPSRVVIDSLSEIRLLAQSSLRYRRQILAIKHYFARYQTTVLLLDDLTAESMDKTVHSVAHGVIRLQELTPDYGAERRRIKIVKYRGQKYRGGFHDFTIMSDGVHVFPRLVAAEHRNDYVRTQLSSGITELDDLLGGGLDGGSSTLILGPAGTGKSLIALVFAAEAVARGERVGLFVFDEELGLLFERMSKIGIDLKALQESGNLLVEQVDAAELSPGEFSYRVRRCVDDKQIKTVVIDSINGYQAAMPEENSLVLHMHELLLYLNRQGASTFMTVAQHGLVGDMQAPVDITYLADTVILLRYFEALGQIRRAISIIKKRTGTHESTIREYRIGRSGLRIGDPLAAFQGILRGAPDYLGESKPLLKDEDE from the coding sequence TTGGAAAATTCAAAAGCAGTAACCGGCATAGAAGGTCTGGATGACATCCTTTCGGGTGGCCTTTCACGCAATCATGTTTTCCTTCTCGAAGGAGAACCCGGAACCGGCAAGACAACCGTCTCGCTGCAATTTCTGCTGGCGGGAGCCCAAGCGGGCGAAGTCTGCCTGTACATCACACTCTCGGAAACCGAACTGGAATTGCGTGAAGGCGCACGTTCCCATGGCTGGGAGCTGGATAAGCATATCGAAATCTTCGAGCTGACTCCCCCTGAAAGCCTGCTTGATGAAGAGCAGCATCAGAGTCTGCTGTATTCCTCCGACCTTGAGTTGGGTGAAGCAACGCGGCAGATCTTTGATGTGGTGGAACGCATCAAGCCTTCTCGCGTAGTCATCGACAGCCTTTCGGAGATTCGCCTGCTGGCGCAGAGTTCCTTGCGTTACAGACGGCAGATCCTGGCCATCAAACATTATTTCGCGCGTTACCAAACCACGGTCCTGCTGCTTGATGACCTGACAGCAGAAAGCATGGACAAAACCGTGCACAGCGTCGCCCATGGCGTGATCCGCCTGCAGGAACTGACGCCCGATTACGGCGCAGAGCGGCGACGCATAAAAATCGTCAAGTATCGCGGCCAGAAGTATCGCGGTGGCTTCCATGACTTCACCATCATGTCGGACGGCGTCCACGTCTTCCCACGGCTGGTCGCGGCAGAACACCGCAACGACTATGTCCGCACACAACTCAGCAGCGGCATTACAGAGCTCGACGATCTGCTGGGCGGTGGCCTGGACGGGGGCTCGAGTACGCTGATCCTGGGCCCTGCCGGCACGGGCAAATCCCTGATCGCCCTGGTGTTTGCTGCCGAAGCCGTGGCCCGTGGCGAGCGGGTCGGCCTGTTCGTCTTCGATGAAGAGCTGGGCCTGCTGTTCGAGCGGATGAGCAAGATAGGTATCGACCTCAAGGCTCTGCAGGAGTCGGGCAACCTGTTGGTCGAGCAGGTGGATGCAGCCGAGTTGTCACCGGGAGAGTTCTCCTACCGGGTGCGCCGCTGCGTGGATGACAAACAGATCAAGACTGTAGTCATCGACAGCATCAACGGCTATCAGGCAGCGATGCCGGAAGAGAACTCGCTGGTTCTGCACATGCATGAACTTCTGCTTTATCTCAACCGACAAGGTGCCTCCACCTTCATGACCGTGGCACAACATGGTCTGGTGGGCGACATGCAAGCGCCGGTAGACATTACTTATCTGGCGGACACCGTGATATTGTTGCGCTACTTCGAGGCACTCGGCCAGATACGCAGGGCCATATCCATCATCAAGAAACGGACCGGGACTCACGAATCGACGATTCGCGAATACCGCATCGGCAGGAGCGGCCTGCGAATAGGCGATCCATTGGCAGCCTTTCAGGGAATCCTGCGGGGTGCGCCCGATTACCTTGGCGAAAGCAAGCCACTGCTCAAGGATGAAGACGAGTGA
- a CDS encoding SDR family oxidoreductase — protein MSRTQLFDLDGKVAFVSGASRGIGEAIARLLAQQGAHVIVSSRKIEGCQQVADAIVAEGGKATAIACHIGEMEQIQSVFEQIRQQFGRLDVLVNNAATNPQFCNVLDTDLGAFQKTVDVNIRGYFFMSVEAGKLMRDNGGGSIINVASINGVSPGQFQGIYSVTKAAVINMTKVFAKECAAFGIRCNALLPGLTDTKFASALVKNDAILNMALAQIPLKRVAAPSEMAGAVLYLASEASSYTTGVALNVDGGFLS, from the coding sequence ATGTCCAGAACCCAGTTATTCGACCTTGATGGCAAAGTCGCCTTCGTTTCCGGCGCCAGTCGCGGCATTGGTGAAGCCATCGCCAGACTGCTGGCCCAGCAAGGCGCACACGTGATTGTTTCCAGCCGCAAGATCGAGGGCTGCCAGCAGGTTGCAGATGCCATTGTTGCCGAAGGTGGCAAGGCGACAGCCATCGCCTGTCATATCGGTGAAATGGAACAGATTCAAAGCGTGTTCGAGCAGATTCGCCAACAGTTCGGGCGTCTGGACGTGCTGGTCAACAACGCAGCCACCAACCCGCAGTTCTGCAATGTGCTGGATACGGACCTCGGGGCTTTTCAGAAGACCGTGGACGTGAACATTCGCGGGTATTTCTTCATGTCGGTGGAAGCCGGCAAGCTGATGCGCGACAACGGTGGCGGCAGCATCATCAATGTGGCCTCGATCAATGGCGTCTCGCCGGGGCAATTCCAGGGCATCTATTCGGTAACCAAGGCGGCGGTCATCAATATGACCAAGGTGTTCGCCAAGGAATGCGCAGCGTTCGGCATCCGCTGCAACGCCCTGCTGCCGGGCCTTACCGATACCAAATTCGCCTCGGCGCTGGTCAAGAACGACGCCATCCTCAACATGGCACTGGCCCAGATCCCCCTCAAGCGCGTGGCTGCTCCCAGTGAAATGGCGGGCGCGGTGCTGTATCTGGCCAGTGAAGCGTCGAGTTACACCACCGGCGTTGCGCTGAATGTGGATGGCGGGTTTCTTTCCTGA
- a CDS encoding histidine phosphatase family protein yields MGSIYLIRHGQASFGADDYDVLSPVGIRQAQVVGAHLAQLGLRLDRCLSGSLRRQKDTAQNALAQLAEAGLEPPALEIDSAFNEFDAEGVVRALIPAMLPDEPDALNILRNAGHTPAEFQRLFAQIVSRWLGGKHDTPGMQSWLAFVAGVKAGLDRIIETAGKRERIAVFTSGGTITALLHLVTGMPAQQAFELNWHIVNTSLNRLEFSGSKVTLASFNSDTHLQLLKAPELITYR; encoded by the coding sequence GTGGGCAGCATTTATCTGATACGACATGGCCAGGCTTCATTCGGTGCAGACGATTACGACGTGCTGTCGCCTGTCGGCATTCGTCAGGCTCAGGTAGTGGGCGCGCATCTGGCACAGCTGGGCCTGCGCCTGGACCGTTGCCTGTCCGGCAGTCTGCGACGCCAGAAAGACACCGCGCAAAATGCCCTGGCCCAACTGGCCGAGGCCGGTCTTGAACCGCCCGCACTGGAAATCGACAGCGCTTTCAATGAATTCGATGCCGAAGGTGTCGTGCGTGCCCTTATACCCGCGATGCTGCCCGATGAACCCGACGCCCTGAACATCCTGCGCAATGCCGGCCATACCCCGGCCGAGTTCCAGCGCCTGTTTGCGCAGATCGTCAGCCGCTGGCTGGGCGGCAAACACGACACACCGGGCATGCAAAGCTGGCTGGCATTCGTCGCTGGCGTAAAGGCTGGCCTGGACAGAATCATCGAAACTGCCGGCAAACGTGAGCGCATCGCCGTGTTCACTTCCGGCGGCACCATTACGGCCTTGCTGCACCTTGTCACCGGAATGCCCGCACAGCAGGCATTCGAGCTTAACTGGCATATCGTCAACACCTCGCTGAACCGGCTGGAATTCAGTGGCAGCAAGGTGACCCTGGCTTCCTTCAACAGTGACACACACCTGCAACTGCTGAAGGCGCCGGAACTCATCACTTACCGCTGA